Proteins from a single region of Ornithodoros turicata isolate Travis unplaced genomic scaffold, ASM3712646v1 Chromosome14, whole genome shotgun sequence:
- the LOC135372343 gene encoding uncharacterized protein LOC135372343 — MTQGKPVVQMQADASHKVVLDYDYFGTGASREESTGLSLDPPPDVTPDQEGEDASLPTASAAMMSQTRHDVLRDALQALMIELQNSDTALEAAEFGNLVNALLMEVPPGLRDQCELAILQVVHLFKERNNVHIVTQDDLE; from the exons ATGACTCAGGGGAAACCAGTAGTTCAG ATGCAGGCTGATGCAAGCCACAAGGTGGTCCTTGACTATGATTACTTCGGTACTGGAGCCTCGAGGGAAGAGAGCACTGGACTGTCCTTGGATCCACCACCAGACGTGACCCCGGACCAGGAGGGAGAGGATGCTTCACTTCCGACAGCAAGTGCTGCGATGATGTCGCAAACGCGTCACGATGTCCTCCGGGATGCTCTCCAGGCACTCATGATAGAGCTGCAGAACTCTGACACTGCACTGGAAGCTGCTGAGTTTGGGAATCTTGTCAATGCCCTACTAATGGAGGTGCCTCCAGGCCTACGGGACCAGTGTGAGCTGGCGATCTTGCAAGTCGTGCACCTCTTTAAGGAACGGAATAATGTGCACATTGTAACACAGGACGACCTTGAGTAA